The sequence GGGTGCCTGTGCCGGGTCTGTGGGGCCCAGGGCCAGGTCTCCCCTGGCCAGCAACGCCTTCCCACCAGCACTTGGCCGGCTGGCTGGAGGTCCTGTTCCTTGGCCGGGCTTCGGGGAGcacaggggcaggggtggagggtgggccCAGGGCTCCGGCAGGAATGCTCAGGGCCAAGAGCTTGAGGGGAGAGCCCTGCGAGCAGCTGAGAGGTGTGACACAGCCCCGGCGGTGCGCGGGGGGCCTCACTCCCGCCCCACTCCCGTCCTCATCCCACAGAGTGAAGTCGGAGGCCATCACTGCCCACCGTGAACCCAAAGAAGAGGTGGAGGATGTAAGCAGCTGTCTCTGTACAGAATTGGTATATTCCACTATTAACGtgcagggcggggtggggcgcGGGGGCAGGGCGGGGCGCGGTGGGGCGGTCAGTGGGATGCCCTAGTTCCGGTCTCTGGGCCCATCTCCTGTGTGAAGCCTGCACCCAGCAGCAGCACCCCCACCCTGGACTCTATGAGGTCAGAACCAGCCCCACTCTCCATAGGATGCCACCTCACCCAGGTCCTAGCAGCTGTGGATTGCCCGCAGTCACAGGCGGGCTCTCCCTGCTCACCCGGCCCAGTGACCTGGCTGCCCTCCTTACACAGAGGGCGGTCCTGGGCCTCTAACCTGGGGTGACGTTTGGATGCTAAGCTCACACTCATCAGCTGTGGGGTCGTGTGACACACCTATCAGGAGACCAGTCCCACAGCCACCACCTGGAAAACTAGCTGCTCACCTGGCCCACCCTATGCAGCCCCCACCTCCAGATACTCTAGGAGGGGACAAAGCCACAGGTGTCCTGGGCAGCTGCCGCTCCCCAAGGCCCACCTGGGGCCTGGTGGGGGAGGTGCCCGATCGGTGCCTTGGCCTTGTATGGGGCCTGAGGCTGCAAGCACAGCTGTGAACTCCAAGTGCCGGTTGGGGGGGCACTCAGGGAGGGCGACCCCAGCTAGGGCTGCATAAGGACACGGTTCTGCCAGGGACAGCAGCTTCACCGGTACCTTAACCGATGAGTTCTGACATAGTGACCCAGGTCCTGCTCACCACACCCCCCAGATCCTCTCTTACTGCTGTGCCCATGGGCTGGTCCCACCTGTTAGCCTTGATGAGGGCGTTTGGGATTGCCAGGAGCTTCTAGGTAAACACACCGCATAGTGGCCCTGGAGTGTGCCATGTGGCCTTCTAGGAAGAAGGGGACCTGTTCCCGGTGGGTGGTGCTGTCCCATGCCCAGCCCTCCCCACCGCATTGCCTGAGCCCATGGGGAAGCCGCCCTAGGGTGCGCCCACTCCCAGAGGTGGCCCCTCACCGCTGAGCAGCGGCACTCTCCCAGCAGGACAAAATCCCCATGGCGCAACGCCGCCGCTTCACGCGGGTGGAGATGGCCCGCGTGCTCATGGAGCGCAACCAGTACAAGGAGCGGCTGATGGAGCTACAGGAGGCCGTGCGGTGGACCGAGATGATCAGGTGGGCCTCCAGGCTCCTGCGCTCGGGGGCGGGAATCGCTCTCAGAGGTCCTGGGGAGGGAAGTGTGGCTgacctcccccttcccctctcttcctgAAAGACTGAGGGtgccagggcctccctggtgaatCTGCAGGGGCCAGCAGAGCCAGGCCTCTGGCACAGCCCTGGTCTGGCCAGTGGATGCACCCTCTGGGCTAGAGAGAGGCTGGGGCACATCAGGGCCAGCGCAGCAGGGTCCCTCTAGGAAGAGACGGGTAACACCCAGGAACCCCTCTCATCCGATGCTCCCGTGCTTGTGTCCAGGGGGAGGGTCTGAAGCAAGGGAGGCAGGAGGGCCCAGTGATGGCACGGGGGCTGGCTGGACTGGGCAGGGCAGAgtcaggctgggctgggctgagcagggcctctcccccaccccttccctgcaGAGCATCCCGCGAGCACCCGTCTGTCCAGGAGAAGAAGAAGTCCACCATCTGGCAGTTGTGAGTTGGGGGCTCTGGGCGGGTGTGGGCAGTGGCTGCTGGGGAGGCTGCCCCTCGGGCCTGCCCTCACTCCCTGTGCCTCGCCGGCAGCTTCAGCCGCCTCTTCAGCTCCTCATCTAGCCCGCCTCCAGCCAAGCGGTCATACCCCTCTGTGAACATCCATTACAAGTCGCCCACCACAGCCGGCTTCAGCCAGCGCCGCAACCACGGCATGTGCCAGAGCTCAGCGGGCAGCCGGCCCCTGGAATTCTTCCCAGATGAGTGAGTCTCCTGGGCCCTCCCCTCTGGCCCCCACAGTGCTGCTCTGGGGTCCCACCAAGGCGTGCACACCCGTGGGAGCACTGGGCATCCCTGGCCGAGGCCATGCTCCCCCCACTCCCTCCGCATGGTCCCAGGGGCTGGGCCTTGCTCCTCTGGTGACCCCCACCAGGCAGCCAGCAGCGACCCTAGGCCCCACCGGGCGGCTCCTGCACCCTGTGCTCCACAGAGGTTCTCGGAGTTGACAGGAACTTTTCCTGCAGCGTTGAGCTTCTTTCTGGGCAATGAGTTTGTGTCTGGAATTTTGTGCTGTCCTTAGTTTTGAAGCTAAGAATCTGGGTCCAGGGCCGAATGGGGAATTCTGTGCCAGGTCAGAAGACTGTGGTGGTTTCCCCagaagggagggggaaggaagggggaCGGCCGTGGAGGACAGCGACAGGGACACCTGGGCCGGGGCAGCTGCTGGAGTGGCCTCCGAGCCGTCAGATGCGCGCCCGGCAGGGGCAGTGCAGGTCCAGGAGGAGGAGCCCCGGGGCACAGGCGCCCTCCTGCAGACCCAGTGACCTGCCCGCCCTTCCCCGTCAGCGACTGCACGTCGTCCGCGCGGCGGGAGCAGAAGCGCGAGCAGTACCGCCAGGTGCGCGAACACGTGCGCAATGACGACGGGCGGCTGCAGGCCTGCGGCTGGAGTCTGCCGGCCAAGTACAAGCAGGTGCTGGGGCGGGGCGGGTGCGGGATGGGGCGAGGTCCCAAGTACAAGCAGGTGCTGGGGCGGGTCGTGAGGGGGGCGTGGGCGGGGCCCCAACTAAAAGGAGGtgctggggcggggcggggtcccAGGTACAAACAGGTGCTGGGCGTAGCGGGGGCGTGGGCAGGGCGGGGTCCCAAGTACACGCTGGGGCGGGGCTGGGACAGGGGCGGGGCGTGGGCGGGGCAGGGTGGTCCCAAGTGCGCCGCCCGCAGGACCCGGCAGCGGAGGCAGCCGCAGGCCGGTGAGCCGGCCCGGCCTGGCACCCACAGCGCGCGCTGCCCTGTTCCTGCAGCTGAGTCCCAACGGGGGCCAGGAGGACACCCGCATGAAGAATGTGCCGGTCCCCGTGTACTGCCGCCCGCTGGTGGAGAAAGACCCGACCATGAAGGTGAGGCTCCGGGGTGCGCCAGGCGGCAGAGGCCCCCAGAAGCTACGTCCAGGAGGGCGGGGAAGCCGGCTCCCCGACCTCACGGCCGCCTTCCCCCAGCTGTGGTGTGCCGCGGGCGTCAACCTGAGCGGCTGGAAGCTGAGTGAGGACGGCCCTGGGAATGGAGTCAAGCCCGCGCCGGGCCGCGACCCTCTGACCTGCGACCGAGAAGTGGAAGGAGAGGCCAAGAGCAACCACGCGTCCCCCGAGAAGAAGAAGGTCAGGGTAGCGGGCGTCCTGTCGTCCAGAGGGCTCTGCCGCACCCAGTCTGGAGAACAGCTGGGGACAGTGGCCAGAGACCCGGCTCACCTGAGGTCCGCTGCGGGTGGGCGGGGCAGCGAGGAGGGGCGGAGGTTTAGGGCAGCCGGGTTGGAGCAGCGTCTCTGCCGCCGAGGAGCTAGGCTAGGGGCTGGGTGCTGGGGCTTCACTTCACCTCCAGGCTTGAGGTAGGAGTCAGCGCCTTAATGCTGGGAACTAAGCTTTCCTCTGGGGAGGTGAGGCTCTGAGTTCCTGGACCTAGACACGGAGTACAGTTCTGCCTTCTTGCCGTCCTGGCCATAGGGGAGGGTGAGGCCATGGGCAAGGCCAGATCCTGAGAGATTGTGGGGCCCCCTCACTGGCCCCCGTTGCTGCCAGAATAGTGGGTGCCCCAGCCTGTCCCTGTGCTTGAAAACAGGCCAAGGAGCTCCCCGAGGCAGATGCCACCTCCAGCCGTGTGTGGATCCTCACCAGCACGCTGACCACCAGCAAAGTGGTGGTCATCGACGCCAACCAGCCGGGCACCGTTGTGGACCAGTTCACCGTGTGCAATGCCCACGTGCTCTGCATCTCCAGCATCCCTGGTAGGTGCTGGGTTCCCAGGGCGGGCGTCCAGGGGGGAGTTCACTGCCCGGTCCTGTCGCTGACAGAGGCGGAGACCCCAGTGCGGCGCTCACCCGGGACAAGGAGATGGGGTGGCGTCACAGGCAGCCCCTCCCTTCCCAACACCCACACTGGGACTGGAGCTGGGGGGTGTCACGGGGGCCCCTCAGAGCTGGGTGACGGCTGTGACTCCCTCCAGCCGCCAGCGACGGCGACTACCCTCCAGGGGAGATCTTCCTGGACAGCGATGTGAACCCCGAGGACTCAGGCGCAGATGGGGTGCTGGCTGGCATCACGCTGGTGGGCTGTGCCACGCGCTGCAACGTACCACGCAGCAACTGCTCCTCCCGGGGGGACACCCCAGTGCTGGACAAGGGCCAGGGTGAGTCCTGGGCCCGGGGGACACCCCAGTGCTGGACGAGGGCCAGGGTGAGTCCCAGGCCAGGCCCGTGGCCATCTCCTCTCACCCCTCCCTTCCACAGGGGAGGTGTCGGCTGTCGCCAATGGGAAGGTCAACCCGGCTCCATCCACGGAGGAGGCCACGGAGGCCACGGAGGTGCCAGATGCAGGGCCCAGCGAGGCAGAGGCCGCCGCCGTGCGGCCCGGGCCCCTCACAGAGCATGTCTTTACGGAcccggcccccaccccaccccccagcacccAGCCTGACAGGTGGGCTCTCTCAGGATGGGGCAGTGGGAGTTGGGAGGACTGGCGGGGGCGGGACCAGGCTTCCGTGGACCTCCCTGGAGCCGCCATCCTCCCCACAGTGAGAACGGGCCAGAGGCTGACGTGAGCGGTGTGCAGCCCGAGCCGGAGCCCAGCGGGGACCCCGTGGGCAGCACCAGTGCCGCGCCCACCATGTGGCTGGGAGCCCAGAACGGCTGGTAGGCAGGGTCGCAGGGGTCGGGGTGGGGAGGGCACCCTGGGCACCCCCACCCACTGGCCTCCTCCTGCAGGCTCTATGTGCACTCGGCTGTGGCCAACTGGAAGAAGTGTCTGCACTCCATCAAGCTGAAGGACTCGGTGCTGAGCCTGGTGTGCGTGACCCCGCcggggtgggtgggcagggagggccaAGGGTGGTGGCCTGAGCCCAGCTCACCACCCACCTGCCCCCCTGTCACAGGCACGTGAAGGGGCGCGTGCTGGTGGCTCTGGCTGACGGGACCCTGGCCATCTTCCACCGGGGTGAAGGTGAGACCTGGCTTGAGGGTGCAGGGGGGCCTGACATCCCCTCGGGGTGTGACCCCCCCCACGTGAGCAGAGGCAGCGCAGCCAGGCCTGAGCAGGGCTCGCGGGCTCTCTGCAGACGGCCAGTGGGACCTGAGCAACTACCACCTGATGGACCTGGGCCACCCACACCACTCCATCCGCTGCATGGCCGTCGTGCATGACCGCGTCTGGTGTGGCTACAAGAACAAGGTGCACGTCATCCAGCCCAAGACCATGCAGATCGAGGCGAGTGTGGCAGGGCTCCTCACGTGGGGGCTTCGTGGGGTCGCAGGAAACGCCCTCGGGGGGCGACTGGTTCGTCTGAGGTCATGGGCCAGCATAGGGCGGCTGGGCTGTGAATGCCTGTCTGCCTGGAGCCCGCCTGCTGCTTCCCCCTGACCCAGCAGTTGCAGTCTGCGCAGGCCCCAGGCACCTCCCTTGGCACAGCTGTGGGGAGGTCCCGGGGCCCCCAGAAGGAGAGGGCAATGAGGCCCTGAAAGGCGGCTGTGAGCTGCCTCTGCTGTGGCAGCTTCAGGGATTCTGCCCCGTTGACGGGCTGCCCTGACCCCACAGAAGTCGTTCGATGCCCACCCACGGCGGGAGAGCCAGGTGCGGCAGCTGGCATGGATCGGCGACGGGGTCTGGGTGTCCATCCGCCTGGACTCCACACTGCGGCTCTACCACGCCCACACCCACCAGCACCTGCAGGACGTGGACATCGAGCCCTACGTCAGCAAGATGCTGGGTGAGGGCGGCCGGCCAGCGTGTGGGGACGGGGGTCCCCTGAGGCCCCCTCGCTgatcaccccctgcccccacaggCACGGGAAAGCTGGGCTTCTCCTTCGTGCGCATCACGGCCCTGCTCATCGCAGGCAACCGCCTCTGGGTGGGCACCGGCAATGGAGTCGTCATCTCCATCCCCCTGACCGAGAGTGAGTGCCCCCAGGTGCCTGCAGAGCCGGTGGGCGCACATCAGGGTCCCGGGTGGGCGCGCTGCCAGGACACGGGCGGATGTGGGCTGCCCGGGCACAGCCCCCTTGGCCCAGTTCCTCTGTGACCacctgtctctctcccttccttgccCTGCCCTCACCCTCCCCAGCCGTGGTCCTGCACCGAGGCCAGCTCCTGGGGCTGCGAGGTGAGTCCAAAGTGCCCACCGTCTGCTCTCAGGAGGCCCCCATCTTGGATGCCCTGGGGCTGAGATAGCCTTGCCCTTGGCTCAGCTGAGGGCCCCAAGCaggccccaccccatcccttgCCTGCTGGAAGGCCCACCTGCCCAGTGGGCAGGCTCAGCGCCCCCGGCCCCTCTCTCTTTAGCCAACAAGACGTCCCCCACGTCGGGAGAGGGGGCCCGCCCCGGCGGCGTCATCCATGTGTATGGCGACGACAGCAGCGACCGGGCAGCCAGCAGCTTCATCCCCTACTGCTCCATGGCGCAGGCGCAGCTCTGCTTCCACGGCCACCGGGACGCCGTCAAGTTCTTCGTCTCGGTGCCAGGTGAGCTCCCGGCAGCCACCCCCCCCACACCGAGGGCTGCAGCGAGGCCCTGGCAGGAGACTGTGCGGGGTCCCCACTGCCCTGCTAAGGCTTGTGCCCTTGGCAGGGAACGTGCTGGCCACCCTGAACGGCAGTGTGCTCGACAGCCCCTCCGAGGGCCCTGGGCCCGCCGCTCCTGCAGATGCCGAGGCCCAGAAGCTGAAGAACGTGCTGGTGCTGAGCGGCGGGGAGGGCTACATCGACTTCCGCATCGGTGAGGGCGCGCCGCGGAGCGCGGTGGGGGTGTCCTGGGCAGGCGGCCCCTTCACGGGCGGGCAGCCCCTTCACGCAGCTGTGCTCTCCTCAGGCGACGGCGAGGACGACGAGCCGGAGGAGGGCGCAGGGGACGTCAGCCAGGTGAAGCCGGTGCTGTCCAAGGCCGAGCGCAGCCACATCATCGTGTGGCAGGTGTCCTACACCCCCGAGTGAGCTGCGCCCCTCCACCCTGCCCGCCCGATGCCGCCCGCACCTGTACATACGCCCCGCCCACCTGCCCACCGCCGCCCCGGGGCGGCCAGGCGCCCGTCCACCCCACTTCTGACCTCTCAACCTGCAGCTTTCACCTGAGGCCCGGGGCCTTCCCCTGCGAGCTGGCAGAGCAGTTGgtctggctgggggtggggcggggagcagGCGGCGTTCTGACCAGGGAGGTGCAGAGCCTCTTGGAACACCGGCTCCCCAACAGCTCCTGGCCGGCACCTGGCTCTAAGTCCTCCAGGCCCAGGGCACTGCAGGGCCAGAGCGAGGCAGAACCCCAGTGGGGGTCAGGCCAGGGCACGCCCCTACAGGTGGCCCCGGCTCCACCCAGAGCCTCCCACTCCCATCACGCTCTCCCAGGGTCCCCCCGGGGGACAAGCAGGGACTCAACCCTGCTGAGTCTTCCCACCCTCGGTCCACTTGCCTTTGACTGCTGTCCACAAGAGCGGGGCTCCAACCCTCAGGGAGCTGGCCCAGCTGCTCACCTTCCATGGGCTCCCTCCACCCTGACCCCTGCCACCCTGGGAACTGGCATGAAAGCACGTAACCAAGCTTCCTGGGGCAGCTGCTcgagaagacagacagacagacagacagatgccCTCAACCCGCTCGAGCCCTGTGATCGTCCCGTGTGCTAGGCCCTCACTGACCCGTGTCTTCCCCTCCCCGCTGGCTCAACCTGGGCAAAGACCCACCTTGTAGGAGCAGGCCCCTTGAGTCCCACCCCTCTCGGAAGCCCCTAGGGTGGAATTTCTCAGGCTGCCAGGGCAGGCCCAGGCCTCAGGAagaaggggtgggggggtggggggggcctgGCCTCTCCTGGGGTCAGTCCTTGGATGTAGGGTTAGCCTCAGGGTGATGGGAAGGAGTGCTCCAGGGCCTGCCTCTGGTGCAGTCTCCGAGGAGCCTGCTCCTAAGACACGCTACTAAGTGCCTGGGGTCAGCGGTGCGACCTGCTCCCATGAGGGCCCTGACGACAGGCTGATGAGCATAGGCCAAGGGCCAAGGAGAGGAGC is a genomic window of Bubalus kerabau isolate K-KA32 ecotype Philippines breed swamp buffalo chromosome 23, PCC_UOA_SB_1v2, whole genome shotgun sequence containing:
- the MAPK8IP3 gene encoding C-Jun-amino-terminal kinase-interacting protein 3 isoform X1, whose translation is MMEIQMDEGGGVVVYQDDYCSGSVMSERVSGLAGSIYREFERLIHCYDEEVVKELMPLVVNVLENLDSVLSENQEHEVELELLREDNEQLLTQYEREKALRKQAEEKFIEFEDALEQEKKELQIQVEHYEFQTRQLELKAKNYADQISRLEERESEMKKEYNALHQRHTEMIQTYVEHIERSKMQQVGGNSQTEGSLPGRRKERPTSLSVFPLADGSVRAQMGGKPAPAGDHWHLSDLGQLQLSSSYQCPQDEMSESGQSSAAATPSTTGTKSNTPTSSVPSAAVTPLSEGLQPLGDYGGSKNSKRAREKRNSRNMEVQVTQEMRNVSIGMGSSDEWSDVQDIIDSTPELDMGREPRLDRTGSSPTQGIVNKAFGINTDSLYHELSTAGSEVIGDVDEGADLLGEFSGMGKEVGNLLLENSQLLETKNALNVVKNDLIAKVDQLSGEQEALKGDLEAARQAKLRLENRIKDLEEELRRVKSEAITAHREPKEEVEDVSSCLCTELDKIPMAQRRRFTRVEMARVLMERNQYKERLMELQEAVRWTEMIRASREHPSVQEKKKSTIWQFFSRLFSSSSSPPPAKRSYPSVNIHYKSPTTAGFSQRRNHGMCQSSAGSRPLEFFPDDDCTSSARREQKREQYRQVREHVRNDDGRLQACGWSLPAKYKQLSPNGGQEDTRMKNVPVPVYCRPLVEKDPTMKLWCAAGVNLSGWKLSEDGPGNGVKPAPGRDPLTCDREVEGEAKSNHASPEKKKAKELPEADATSSRVWILTSTLTTSKVVVIDANQPGTVVDQFTVCNAHVLCISSIPAASDGDYPPGEIFLDSDVNPEDSGADGVLAGITLVGCATRCNVPRSNCSSRGDTPVLDKGQGEVSAVANGKVNPAPSTEEATEATEVPDAGPSEAEAAAVRPGPLTEHVFTDPAPTPPPSTQPDSENGPEADVSGVQPEPEPSGDPVGSTSAAPTMWLGAQNGWLYVHSAVANWKKCLHSIKLKDSVLSLVHVKGRVLVALADGTLAIFHRGEDGQWDLSNYHLMDLGHPHHSIRCMAVVHDRVWCGYKNKVHVIQPKTMQIEKSFDAHPRRESQVRQLAWIGDGVWVSIRLDSTLRLYHAHTHQHLQDVDIEPYVSKMLGTGKLGFSFVRITALLIAGNRLWVGTGNGVVISIPLTETVVLHRGQLLGLRANKTSPTSGEGARPGGVIHVYGDDSSDRAASSFIPYCSMAQAQLCFHGHRDAVKFFVSVPGNVLATLNGSVLDSPSEGPGPAAPADAEAQKLKNVLVLSGGEGYIDFRIGDGEDDEPEEGAGDVSQVKPVLSKAERSHIIVWQVSYTPE
- the MAPK8IP3 gene encoding C-Jun-amino-terminal kinase-interacting protein 3 isoform X2 produces the protein MMEIQMDEGGGVVVYQDDYCSGSVMSERVSGLAGSIYREFERLIHCYDEEVVKELMPLVVNVLENLDSVLSENQEHEVELELLREDNEQLLTQYEREKALRKQAEEKFIEFEDALEQEKKELQIQVEHYEFQTRQLELKAKNYADQISRLEERESEMKKEYNALHQRHTEMIQTYVEHIERSKMQQVGGNSQTEGSLPGRSRKERPTSLSVFPLADGSVRAQMGGKPAPAGDHWHLSDLGQLQLSSSYQCPQDEMSESGQSSAAATPSTTGTKSNTPTSSVPSAAVTPLSEGLQPLGDYGGSKNSKRAREKRNSRNMEVQVTQEMRNVSIGMGSSDEWSDVQDIIDSTPELDMGREPRLDRTGSSPTQGIVNKAFGINTDSLYHELSTAGSEVIGDVDEGADLLGEFSVRDDFFGMGKEVGNLLLENSQLLETKNALNVVKNDLIAKVDQLSGEQEALKGDLEAARQAKLRLENRIKDLEEELRRVKSEAITAHREPKEEVEDVSSCLCTELDKIPMAQRRRFTRVEMARVLMERNQYKERLMELQEAVRWTEMIRASREHPSVQEKKKSTIWQFFSRLFSSSSSPPPAKRSYPSVNIHYKSPTTAGFSQRRNHGMCQSSAGSRPLEFFPDDDCTSSARREQKREQYRQVREHVRNDDGRLQACGWSLPAKYKQLSPNGGQEDTRMKNVPVPVYCRPLVEKDPTMKLWCAAGVNLSGWKLSEDGPGNGVKPAPGRDPLTCDREVEGEAKSNHASPEKKKAKELPEADATSSRVWILTSTLTTSKVVVIDANQPGTVVDQFTVCNAHVLCISSIPAASDGDYPPGEIFLDSDVNPEDSGADGVLAGITLVGCATRCNVPRSNCSSRGDTPVLDKGQGEVSAVANGKVNPAPSTEEATEATEVPDAGPSEAEAAAVRPGPLTEHVFTDPAPTPPPSTQPDSENGPEADVSGVQPEPEPSGDPVGSTSAAPTMWLGAQNGWLYVHSAVANWKKCLHSIKLKDSVLSLVHVKGRVLVALADGTLAIFHRGEDGQWDLSNYHLMDLGHPHHSIRCMAVVHDRVWCGYKNKVHVIQPKTMQIEKSFDAHPRRESQVRQLAWIGDGVWVSIRLDSTLRLYHAHTHQHLQDVDIEPYVSKMLGTGKLGFSFVRITALLIAGNRLWVGTGNGVVISIPLTETVVLHRGQLLGLRANKTSPTSGEGARPGGVIHVYGDDSSDRAASSFIPYCSMAQAQLCFHGHRDAVKFFVSVPGNVLATLNGSVLDSPSEGPGPAAPADAEAQKLKNVLVLSGGEGYIDFRIGDGEDDEPEEGAGDVSQVKPVLSKAERSHIIVWQVSYTPE